A single genomic interval of Granulicella tundricola MP5ACTX9 harbors:
- a CDS encoding Asp-tRNA(Asn)/Glu-tRNA(Gln) amidotransferase GatCAB subunit A, translated as MENQLTRRTFGTLAGAALALSSIPRALAAVGRSHVESATADTGDLTSLTLAEAAAKLKARQISSTELTEASLARINIYDAKLDAFITVMKEKALAAAAQADTEIRAGMYRGPLHGIPIAAKDNIDTAGTRTTGASQLFEDRVPTEDAPVIARLHAAGAVLVGKTNLHEFAMGGGETSYWGPARNPWNLLHNTGGSSAGSGAAIAADLCYAALGTDTAGSVRMPASYCGVVGLKPTYGLVPIRGFIPLTVSLDHCGPLTRTVEDTAIMLNVMAGYDKLDTTSVEHAKEDYVSGMKQPVRGFRLGLPVGHFDTLQPDVRKAVMEAIALLTKMTAGAKEVSLPPPGNASTVGALGETYAWHDPYFKNQSAKYMVQERRRLEMAQTNHVWSVDYIHALWELQMLRRTIDDAFTDVDLVVLPTMRVVAPTIQELQKRGAETKPLDPWIASDCGYFNAYGLPAISVPCGFSQSGLPIGLMIAGPHFAESKVLALAHAYEQATDWHKRKPPLTPETVVPEIPAPTA; from the coding sequence TTGGAAAACCAACTGACTCGCCGTACCTTCGGCACCCTGGCTGGAGCAGCACTTGCTCTCAGCTCGATCCCTCGCGCTCTGGCTGCCGTAGGACGTTCTCATGTCGAGAGCGCAACCGCCGACACAGGTGATCTAACGTCTTTGACTCTGGCTGAGGCCGCAGCCAAGCTGAAAGCTCGTCAAATAAGTTCAACCGAACTTACAGAGGCCTCCCTCGCTCGAATCAACATTTACGATGCAAAGCTCGACGCCTTCATTACGGTGATGAAGGAGAAGGCGCTTGCCGCGGCCGCGCAGGCGGACACGGAGATCCGTGCCGGGATGTACCGTGGTCCATTGCACGGAATCCCAATCGCCGCGAAGGACAATATAGACACGGCTGGAACACGCACGACTGGGGCGAGCCAACTCTTTGAAGACCGTGTGCCAACAGAAGATGCACCCGTCATCGCCAGATTACACGCCGCCGGTGCCGTCCTCGTCGGGAAGACGAACCTTCATGAGTTTGCGATGGGCGGGGGTGAGACCTCGTACTGGGGGCCGGCGAGAAATCCCTGGAACCTGTTACACAACACGGGCGGATCTTCAGCAGGCTCCGGCGCGGCGATCGCAGCGGATCTCTGTTACGCCGCTCTCGGCACGGATACTGCGGGATCGGTCAGAATGCCCGCGTCCTACTGCGGTGTGGTTGGCCTCAAGCCCACCTATGGCCTAGTCCCCATCCGCGGCTTTATTCCGCTCACCGTCTCACTCGATCACTGCGGTCCGCTGACGCGCACCGTAGAAGATACGGCAATTATGCTCAACGTGATGGCAGGCTATGACAAGCTGGACACGACCAGCGTGGAACATGCGAAGGAAGATTATGTCAGCGGGATGAAGCAGCCTGTGAGGGGCTTTCGCCTCGGGCTTCCGGTCGGACACTTCGATACCCTGCAACCTGACGTACGCAAAGCCGTCATGGAAGCGATCGCTTTGCTCACTAAGATGACTGCCGGGGCCAAAGAAGTCAGCCTTCCGCCTCCAGGCAATGCATCCACTGTGGGCGCACTCGGCGAGACCTACGCATGGCATGACCCATATTTCAAGAATCAATCCGCCAAATATATGGTGCAGGAACGTCGACGTCTGGAGATGGCCCAGACGAATCACGTGTGGTCTGTCGACTACATTCATGCGCTCTGGGAGCTGCAGATGCTTCGGCGTACGATCGACGACGCCTTCACAGACGTAGATCTGGTCGTGCTTCCGACCATGCGGGTCGTGGCACCAACCATCCAGGAGCTTCAGAAGCGTGGCGCTGAAACCAAGCCACTCGATCCTTGGATTGCATCCGACTGTGGCTACTTCAATGCCTATGGTCTGCCGGCAATCTCGGTTCCCTGCGGCTTCAGCCAGAGCGGCCTGCCCATCGGACTTATGATTGCGGGGCCGCACTTTGCTGAGAGCAAGGTGCTGGCATTGGCTCACGCGTATGAGCAGGCCACAGACTGGCATAAGCGCAAGCCCCCGTTGACTCCTGAAACCGTTGTCCCAGAGATACCCGCGCCTACTGCCTGA
- a CDS encoding Asp-tRNA(Asn)/Glu-tRNA(Gln) amidotransferase GatCAB subunit A: MTKLTRRGFNFMCGTALVAETFSAAWPRISMAAMANTPDPDKLTAMTLTEVSGMIHMKTITSTELVKALLDRINLLNPKLNCYITVMGKEALAQAATLDAEQKAGKFRGPLHGIPISLKDNIDTAGTRTTAASPMFKDRVPTEDAEIVRKLKLAGAIILGKLNLHEFALGCTGDISYFGPSRNPWNLAYVTGGSSAGSGAAVSATLAYGALGTDTGGSIRCPSAWCGIVGLKPTIGLVSIRGIIPCSADLDHCGPMARTVEDVALMLTQMAGYDSLDIFSVPSTPADYVKEMTQPVKGFRLGTPQSFYDHVEPEIEKAIKAALEVLTSLTAGVTSSAPLWSELPGGAPGDSEFYHHDLIERYGLNYMLPTRTRFERMENPTPGAKVATAADDARAHQKLLTTRRMIDASFKDFDLVVVPTTRNLAPTINDSLANETKLSKAPASSGSRLEGVNGKVYDWFAPGGGCTNTAPFDAYGIPAISLPCGFTESGMPIGLMIAGPHFTEGKVLALAYAYQQATQWHKKLPFLNASTVVPPIIESGSSEAKIMPEAKPGVDAK, from the coding sequence ATGACCAAGCTGACGCGTCGTGGGTTCAACTTCATGTGTGGTACTGCACTGGTCGCAGAGACGTTCTCAGCAGCGTGGCCCAGAATCAGCATGGCCGCCATGGCCAATACACCGGACCCGGATAAGCTCACGGCAATGACATTGACCGAGGTCTCCGGCATGATCCACATGAAGACCATCACCTCCACGGAGTTGGTGAAGGCGCTGCTGGATCGCATCAACCTGCTCAATCCGAAGCTGAATTGCTATATCACCGTCATGGGTAAGGAAGCTCTGGCGCAGGCCGCGACGCTTGACGCAGAGCAGAAGGCCGGCAAGTTCCGCGGTCCCCTTCACGGCATTCCCATCTCTCTTAAAGACAATATCGATACTGCCGGCACCAGGACGACTGCGGCCAGCCCTATGTTCAAAGACCGCGTCCCCACTGAAGATGCGGAGATCGTCCGCAAGCTCAAGCTTGCCGGAGCGATCATCCTGGGCAAGCTCAACCTGCACGAGTTTGCGCTGGGCTGTACCGGCGATATCTCCTACTTTGGCCCCTCTCGCAATCCCTGGAATCTCGCATATGTAACCGGCGGCTCATCGGCTGGATCAGGCGCGGCAGTCTCGGCCACGCTGGCCTATGGGGCATTGGGCACCGACACCGGCGGCAGCATTCGCTGTCCGTCTGCATGGTGCGGCATCGTAGGGCTTAAGCCGACGATCGGTCTGGTTTCGATTCGCGGCATCATTCCCTGCTCTGCGGATCTCGATCACTGTGGCCCCATGGCTCGAACGGTGGAAGACGTCGCCCTCATGCTCACGCAGATGGCCGGCTACGACAGTCTGGACATCTTCAGCGTGCCCAGCACACCGGCCGACTACGTCAAAGAGATGACGCAACCCGTGAAGGGCTTCCGGCTCGGAACACCGCAGTCGTTCTACGATCATGTGGAACCAGAGATCGAGAAGGCCATCAAAGCCGCACTCGAAGTCCTGACCAGCCTCACTGCGGGCGTCACCTCCAGCGCACCCCTCTGGTCTGAGCTTCCCGGCGGAGCACCTGGAGACTCCGAGTTCTACCATCATGACCTCATCGAGCGTTACGGCTTGAACTATATGCTGCCCACGCGCACACGCTTCGAACGCATGGAAAACCCCACACCGGGTGCCAAGGTCGCCACAGCGGCCGACGACGCACGAGCCCACCAGAAGCTACTCACGACCCGTCGTATGATCGACGCGTCCTTCAAGGACTTTGACCTCGTCGTCGTCCCCACGACACGGAATCTGGCTCCCACCATCAATGATTCACTAGCCAATGAAACAAAACTCTCAAAGGCTCCTGCATCCTCCGGCTCAAGGCTTGAAGGGGTCAACGGCAAAGTCTACGACTGGTTCGCTCCAGGAGGCGGCTGCACCAACACCGCACCCTTTGACGCATACGGCATCCCCGCCATCTCCTTGCCCTGTGGCTTCACGGAAAGCGGTATGCCCATTGGCTTGATGATTGCAGGCCCGCACTTCACGGAAGGAAAGGTCCTGGCGCTCGCTTATGCCTATCAACAGGCCACGCAGTGGCATAAGAAACTGCCGTTCCTCAACGCATCCACCGTCGTTCCGCCCATCATCGAGTCTGGAAGCTCAGAGGCCAAGATCATGCCGGAAGCTAAGCCCGGTGTAGACGCGAAGTAG
- a CDS encoding carboxypeptidase-like regulatory domain-containing protein: MFLFCFVQGLLSQQTTTSVRGIVTDATGAIIPGAAVDLRDKTAVVHKDIVSDSKGEYSFVQLVPGEYTIEVESPGMGKQAKVVQLLVAQPATVNFALTVSNSTVVEVQATEAMLNTTDATIGNAVDSETVAALPMEGRNVPDLLSLQPGVLYLGHNLTQANEDSRSGVVSGARSDQGNVTLDGLDNNDQVTGLAFNGVLRSTLDSVDEFRVVTTGDNAESGRTSGAQVNVVTKTGSNRFIGSLYEYNRNTDMAANDWFNKQSQFLEGIPNRTGKLIRNTFGAAVGGPVLKNRLFFFGNYESQRTAENQQVTGTVPTAAYRNGVLQYTTANANATNVVGQVGTGTYLAQLTPSQFAQLDPNCTTSCPWGHGEDPNILALAKQFPLPNASGGDGYNTSGFTWSAPNPTILNTGILKLDYVLNDKHRMFVRGNMQADRTLSPALFPTSGAAGFFSTAPQAPSDIHSDSTKGFGLGETWVINNSLINNVRFGYTRQSYSDQGPGKTAYTTPTAIGLPYSTARTQIITVPVYNAIDDLTWTHHSHNFQFGANFRLIKDSLLTDNASYSSATSSSGETFDAISNTGQTLDPSSPEGIAAGFGAVQTSFGSAYSSLAMGTAGVVASESIAYQYHYNGDGTSTLLPNGALVPRHFKANEFEWYFQDQWRITSKFTLTYGLRHTILQTPYEENGQQVSPTVSLHDFFDTRVAQAAKGIVDQPNFTFAPSGQANNAKSFYPMSWKNFSPRLGFAYALDSKTSVRSGFGLYFDHFGEGMVRNYSELGSYGLGGKESTPAGYFSPDTAPRFTSITALPTYSTAILPTSYLPTPSATLKYPYAPPANGQAGGWLMDDHISTPYAMTMNLDVQRQLPSNFTVEAAYVGRFGRHLIVQQDHAMPLDLVDPQSGMDYFTAASLLETQAYSGVATGAVQKIPYWENLFPDAAGAAGSPQASIPCPKTVCQAGNTSTQNIYNQYKAQPLNATDDLNLMDTLCSPGCGGQLFRYYTGAFSSMYADSTIGTSSYSAGQLIVRHPMQHGLQMDFSYTLSKAIDIGSDAERTCTSCTSIGTTADASTGVLINSFKPRLNRSVADFDTTHIITTDAVYKLPFGRGGAFVNHPSGWVNSIIGGWQLNGLGRWTSGLPFTLTISGGWMTAWPKTAYVIPTKPLGNLAPHKSRINGVPNAFPNPTGLVAGITGLASNPSPLRYPLPGEVGARNSFRGDGYFGVDSGLMKTWKLTDSQSLKFDWEVFNVSNSVRFDTNTVTSLKNTVGSGNLGAYTHTLTQPRVQQISLRYAF; this comes from the coding sequence ATGTTCCTTTTTTGTTTTGTGCAGGGACTTCTCAGCCAACAGACGACGACGTCCGTGCGAGGTATCGTCACGGATGCTACTGGCGCGATAATTCCTGGGGCGGCCGTGGATCTGCGCGATAAGACCGCGGTCGTTCACAAGGACATCGTCAGCGACAGCAAGGGTGAGTATTCCTTTGTGCAACTGGTGCCCGGCGAGTACACGATTGAAGTGGAAAGCCCAGGAATGGGTAAGCAGGCGAAGGTCGTTCAACTCCTGGTGGCACAGCCCGCAACGGTTAATTTTGCGCTGACTGTCTCCAACTCCACGGTGGTCGAAGTCCAGGCTACCGAGGCAATGTTGAACACAACGGATGCGACGATCGGTAACGCCGTGGACAGCGAAACAGTTGCGGCGCTTCCGATGGAAGGTAGAAATGTTCCCGATCTGCTCAGTCTTCAGCCGGGTGTGCTTTACCTTGGTCACAACCTTACACAAGCCAATGAAGACAGCCGCAGCGGTGTTGTATCGGGCGCTCGCTCCGACCAGGGCAATGTGACCCTGGATGGATTGGACAATAACGATCAGGTGACTGGGTTGGCGTTCAACGGCGTGCTTCGATCAACGCTGGACTCCGTGGACGAGTTTCGAGTCGTCACGACGGGTGATAATGCGGAGTCCGGCAGGACGTCCGGGGCTCAAGTCAATGTCGTAACCAAGACCGGAAGCAATCGTTTCATCGGTAGCCTCTACGAGTACAACCGAAACACGGATATGGCTGCGAACGACTGGTTCAATAAACAGTCACAGTTCCTGGAGGGCATTCCGAACAGAACCGGAAAGCTGATCCGCAATACTTTTGGAGCGGCTGTCGGTGGCCCCGTGCTCAAGAACAGGCTCTTCTTCTTCGGCAACTATGAAAGCCAGCGCACAGCGGAAAATCAACAGGTTACTGGCACCGTTCCCACAGCGGCCTATCGAAACGGAGTCCTGCAGTACACTACAGCCAACGCCAACGCTACTAATGTAGTCGGCCAGGTTGGAACGGGTACGTATCTGGCTCAACTAACACCTTCGCAATTTGCTCAATTGGACCCCAACTGCACGACGAGTTGTCCGTGGGGACATGGCGAAGATCCGAACATCCTCGCCTTGGCGAAGCAGTTCCCATTGCCCAATGCCTCGGGCGGTGACGGCTACAACACCAGTGGCTTCACCTGGTCCGCACCGAACCCCACCATCTTGAACACCGGCATTCTCAAACTGGACTATGTTCTCAACGACAAGCACCGCATGTTTGTGCGCGGCAACATGCAGGCGGACAGAACGCTCTCTCCGGCTCTGTTCCCTACATCGGGCGCGGCTGGTTTTTTCTCTACGGCACCGCAGGCGCCCTCTGACATTCACAGCGACAGCACCAAGGGCTTCGGACTGGGTGAGACCTGGGTCATCAACAATAGTCTCATCAACAATGTGCGCTTCGGCTACACGCGGCAGAGCTACTCCGACCAGGGGCCGGGCAAGACGGCTTACACCACGCCTACTGCCATCGGTCTGCCTTACTCCACGGCACGCACGCAGATCATTACGGTGCCGGTCTATAACGCCATTGACGACCTCACTTGGACCCATCATTCGCATAACTTCCAGTTCGGCGCAAACTTTCGCCTCATCAAGGACAGCCTGCTGACCGATAATGCCTCGTACAGTTCAGCGACCTCAAGCTCGGGAGAGACGTTCGACGCCATCTCAAACACCGGTCAGACGCTTGATCCCAGCTCGCCAGAAGGAATCGCCGCAGGCTTCGGCGCTGTGCAGACTTCGTTCGGCTCCGCATATAGCAGTTTGGCCATGGGTACGGCAGGCGTAGTCGCCTCAGAGTCCATCGCGTATCAGTATCACTACAACGGAGACGGTACTTCTACCTTGCTTCCGAACGGTGCGCTTGTTCCACGGCACTTCAAAGCCAACGAGTTTGAGTGGTACTTTCAGGATCAATGGCGGATCACCTCAAAGTTCACTTTGACGTATGGTCTCCGCCACACCATCCTCCAGACACCATATGAAGAGAACGGTCAGCAGGTGTCGCCTACCGTCAGCCTGCATGACTTCTTTGACACTCGCGTCGCACAGGCGGCAAAGGGTATCGTCGATCAGCCAAACTTTACCTTCGCCCCCTCCGGCCAGGCCAATAACGCAAAGTCGTTTTATCCCATGAGCTGGAAGAACTTCTCCCCGCGTCTCGGTTTTGCGTACGCGCTTGACTCAAAGACCTCAGTCCGCAGTGGCTTCGGGCTGTACTTCGATCACTTCGGCGAAGGTATGGTTCGCAACTACTCCGAGCTTGGGTCTTATGGTTTGGGTGGAAAGGAATCCACGCCGGCGGGTTACTTCAGCCCTGATACCGCACCTCGCTTTACCAGCATCACCGCCCTCCCCACATACTCGACGGCAATCCTGCCCACCTCTTATCTGCCCACGCCCTCGGCTACGCTGAAGTATCCCTATGCGCCGCCCGCCAATGGGCAGGCCGGTGGCTGGTTGATGGACGACCACATCTCGACGCCATATGCCATGACCATGAACCTGGACGTTCAGCGTCAACTGCCCAGCAACTTCACGGTGGAGGCCGCGTACGTAGGCCGCTTCGGACGGCACCTCATCGTGCAGCAAGATCATGCGATGCCGCTCGACCTGGTTGATCCTCAGTCGGGAATGGACTACTTCACCGCCGCATCGCTTCTAGAGACGCAGGCGTACTCCGGCGTGGCGACCGGTGCCGTCCAGAAGATTCCATACTGGGAGAATTTGTTCCCGGACGCAGCGGGTGCTGCAGGCTCGCCGCAGGCCAGCATCCCTTGCCCCAAGACAGTCTGTCAGGCCGGCAACACGTCTACCCAGAACATCTATAACCAATACAAGGCTCAGCCGCTCAACGCCACGGACGATCTCAACCTGATGGACACGTTGTGTTCCCCAGGTTGCGGTGGTCAGCTCTTCCGTTACTACACGGGTGCTTTCAGCTCGATGTATGCCGATAGCACCATCGGGACCAGCAGCTACAGCGCCGGCCAGTTGATCGTGCGCCATCCTATGCAGCACGGTTTGCAGATGGACTTCAGCTATACCCTCTCCAAGGCGATCGACATCGGCTCCGATGCAGAGCGTACCTGCACAAGCTGTACTTCGATCGGTACGACAGCCGATGCTTCGACGGGCGTTCTGATCAACTCCTTCAAGCCGCGTCTGAATCGCAGTGTGGCCGACTTCGATACGACTCACATCATCACGACCGACGCGGTTTATAAACTCCCCTTCGGCCGTGGCGGAGCGTTCGTCAACCATCCCAGTGGCTGGGTTAACTCGATCATCGGCGGTTGGCAGTTGAATGGACTGGGCCGTTGGACCAGCGGTCTGCCCTTCACGCTCACTATCTCAGGCGGCTGGATGACGGCATGGCCCAAGACAGCCTATGTCATTCCTACCAAGCCTCTGGGCAACCTTGCACCCCATAAATCACGGATCAATGGAGTTCCCAATGCGTTCCCCAACCCGACGGGCCTGGTCGCCGGCATCACCGGCCTGGCGAGCAACCCGAGCCCTCTCCGTTATCCGCTTCCAGGAGAAGTCGGTGCGCGCAACAGCTTCCGCGGCGATGGCTACTTCGGCGTCGACAGCGGGTTGATGAAGACGTGGAAGCTGACTGATTCGCAGAGCCTGAAGTTTGACTGGGAGGTCTTCAATGTATCGAACAGCGTTCGCTTTGATACGAACACGGTCACCTCGTTGAAGAATACGGTAGGCAGCGGCAACCTGGGTGCTTACACCCATACGTTGACGCAGCCACGGGTGCAGCAAATCTCACTCCGCTATGCCTTTTAG
- a CDS encoding amidase translates to MTKLTLAEASARIHAGTVTSTQLTKACLDRIAIYDPKLDAFITVMRDKALAQAAILDAEQKAGKLRGPLHGIPVALKDNIDTAGTRTTAASGVFQDRVPAEDAPVTTRLKAAGAVIIGKTNLHEFAMGAGEASFFGAARNPWALDHNTGGSSSGSGAAMSADLCYGSLGTDTAGSIRNPGAFCGVVGIKPTYGLVPIRGIAPLCVSLDHCGPITRTVEDAAMMLNVLAGYDHLDITSVEHAKEDYVAGMKQPIKGLRLGIPIGAFDGVDPQVGQLVHTAIELLATLTRGVKEVSLPSTNDVAYQNFASMGETFAYHEQFFKLQSNRYQPVDRRRLEAEEATHPRAEDYIRLRWELETLRRTIDDAFTDFDLVLMPTQKVTAPVLDDMLRRNLQPTTTPLTSSSTAGGGSSVGAYNAYGIPSLTVPCGFSKEGLPVGLMICGPHFSESKVLALAHAYEQATAWHTMKPPITPDTVVPPLITHL, encoded by the coding sequence TTGACCAAGCTGACCCTGGCAGAAGCCAGCGCCAGAATCCACGCAGGGACCGTGACCTCCACGCAACTCACCAAGGCATGCCTCGATCGCATCGCCATCTACGACCCAAAGCTGGATGCCTTTATCACGGTCATGCGGGACAAGGCACTCGCACAGGCCGCAATACTTGACGCAGAGCAGAAGGCTGGCAAACTGCGCGGGCCTCTGCACGGTATCCCGGTCGCACTCAAGGACAATATCGACACCGCCGGCACACGTACTACGGCCGCCAGCGGAGTCTTCCAGGATCGTGTTCCTGCTGAAGATGCGCCTGTTACGACGCGCCTCAAGGCTGCGGGCGCAGTCATCATCGGCAAGACCAATCTCCATGAGTTTGCCATGGGCGCTGGCGAAGCGTCCTTCTTCGGCGCCGCGCGAAACCCCTGGGCGCTCGATCACAACACCGGCGGCTCCTCCTCCGGCTCCGGCGCGGCCATGTCCGCCGATCTCTGCTACGGGTCATTGGGGACAGACACTGCCGGCTCCATCCGCAACCCTGGTGCCTTCTGCGGAGTGGTCGGGATCAAGCCGACCTACGGTCTCGTTCCCATCAGAGGCATCGCCCCACTTTGTGTTTCGCTCGATCACTGCGGTCCCATCACGCGCACGGTCGAAGACGCTGCCATGATGCTGAATGTGCTCGCAGGCTACGATCACCTCGATATCACCAGTGTCGAACACGCCAAGGAAGATTATGTCGCAGGCATGAAGCAGCCCATCAAAGGCCTGCGGCTGGGGATTCCCATCGGTGCCTTTGACGGCGTCGATCCCCAGGTTGGCCAACTGGTGCACACTGCCATTGAACTGCTTGCGACCCTGACCAGAGGCGTGAAGGAGGTCAGCCTTCCATCGACCAATGATGTGGCTTATCAGAACTTCGCCAGCATGGGTGAGACCTTCGCCTACCATGAACAGTTCTTCAAGCTACAAAGTAACCGCTATCAACCTGTCGATCGCCGGCGCCTGGAGGCCGAGGAAGCCACCCATCCGCGAGCCGAAGACTACATCCGTCTTCGCTGGGAGTTGGAGACGCTTCGCAGGACGATTGACGATGCCTTCACCGACTTCGATCTCGTCTTGATGCCCACGCAAAAGGTTACTGCGCCCGTCCTTGACGATATGCTTCGCCGCAATCTCCAGCCAACAACAACCCCCTTAACCTCGTCGAGCACTGCTGGCGGAGGATCAAGCGTTGGAGCCTATAACGCCTACGGAATCCCGTCACTAACGGTTCCTTGCGGCTTCAGTAAGGAAGGTTTGCCAGTGGGCCTGATGATTTGTGGGCCACACTTTTCGGAGTCCAAGGTTTTGGCCCTGGCTCATGCGTACGAGCAGGCGACCGCCTGGCACACGATGAAACCGCCCATCACGCCGGACACCGTCGTGCCGCCCTTGATCACTCACCTGTAA
- the msrA gene encoding peptide-methionine (S)-S-oxide reductase MsrA — MAIEKATFGAGCFWGAEARFNELAGVLDTAVGYAGGGLEHPTYKEVCTDKTGHAEVVEVTFDPSRLSYEALLDAFFALHDPTQLNRQGPDWGKQYRSVVFANNDEQMAAAKAKIAELSASGSYRKPIVTTVEEAPMFWKAEEYHQRYLEKRGMVSCHI, encoded by the coding sequence GTGGCAATTGAAAAGGCAACATTTGGAGCAGGGTGTTTTTGGGGCGCGGAAGCGCGATTCAACGAGTTGGCAGGAGTTCTGGATACGGCTGTAGGGTACGCGGGTGGCGGGCTGGAACATCCGACTTACAAGGAAGTCTGTACTGATAAAACAGGACATGCGGAGGTGGTGGAGGTGACGTTCGACCCCTCACGGCTGAGCTATGAAGCCTTGCTTGATGCATTTTTCGCTCTGCACGATCCGACGCAACTTAACCGGCAGGGTCCGGACTGGGGCAAGCAGTACCGGAGTGTGGTGTTTGCGAACAACGACGAGCAGATGGCTGCGGCGAAGGCGAAGATTGCAGAGCTAAGTGCTTCAGGAAGCTACCGAAAGCCGATCGTGACGACGGTCGAGGAGGCTCCGATGTTCTGGAAGGCTGAGGAGTATCACCAGCGGTATCTGGAGAAGCGCGGCATGGTGAGCTGCCACATTTAG
- a CDS encoding EamA family transporter, with translation MKINMPPRKVAAYAAVYLFWGGSFLAIRNVVHIVPPFFAAAMRYAISGPILLFLSFYVRKEARPTRRQIMNCLMTGVITFSLGYSVVFWAETRLTSWLVAVLTATTFLWTYLGECLLLRTERLSKKMLLPLLLGLAGMPLLCGASFHQGKMWSLLAILAVLLGAVTSAGGVLLIKRLEMPPSFLQTAGFQLIFAGLTLFMFSGALGELKRLPPVSQFFSYRLLTGMAYLVFCGSIIAFTSFQWLLKHDKATLASTTTYAHPIVAMVVGIVFAHEQRSFTQLLGAFGLLGSVAAVWYVQANFSPPEPVDYDARFEADLQTSS, from the coding sequence ATGAAGATCAATATGCCGCCGAGAAAAGTTGCAGCCTACGCAGCGGTCTACTTGTTTTGGGGTGGGTCGTTCCTGGCGATTCGCAACGTGGTTCACATTGTTCCGCCGTTCTTTGCTGCAGCGATGCGATATGCGATCAGTGGGCCGATTCTTCTATTCCTCAGCTTCTATGTGAGGAAGGAGGCGCGTCCCACGCGCCGCCAGATCATGAACTGCCTGATGACCGGGGTGATTACATTTAGTCTGGGTTACTCGGTCGTGTTCTGGGCGGAGACGCGTCTGACCTCATGGCTGGTTGCGGTGCTGACAGCAACGACCTTTCTCTGGACCTACCTGGGTGAGTGCTTATTGCTTCGCACCGAGCGTCTTAGTAAGAAAATGTTGCTGCCATTGCTCCTGGGGTTGGCAGGAATGCCACTGCTCTGTGGTGCAAGCTTTCATCAGGGAAAGATGTGGTCCTTGCTGGCAATCCTGGCGGTCTTGTTGGGGGCGGTCACCTCAGCCGGTGGAGTGCTGCTGATCAAACGGCTTGAGATGCCACCTTCTTTTTTGCAGACTGCCGGGTTTCAGTTGATCTTCGCAGGGCTGACGCTGTTTATGTTCTCTGGGGCGCTCGGCGAATTGAAGCGCTTGCCGCCCGTTTCTCAATTCTTCAGCTATCGATTATTGACCGGGATGGCCTATCTGGTGTTCTGCGGATCAATCATTGCGTTTACTTCTTTCCAGTGGCTGCTGAAGCATGACAAAGCGACGCTGGCTTCCACGACGACCTATGCGCATCCGATCGTGGCTATGGTCGTGGGGATTGTCTTTGCGCATGAACAGCGATCGTTCACGCAGTTGCTTGGCGCCTTTGGACTGCTGGGAAGTGTGGCAGCGGTCTGGTACGTGCAGGCTAACTTTTCGCCGCCGGAGCCGGTGGACTACGATGCGAGATTTGAGGCTGATCTGCAAACGTCCTCTTAG